A portion of the Acidisarcina polymorpha genome contains these proteins:
- a CDS encoding carbohydrate porin, with protein MKTNQVKSAERRSTLIVVFVLLSFSCVCRSQTQNDGLSGAGAHEDAGSSHEHLFGDWRGKRTELENKGVSCDLQYIADHLWNVRSAQKTRLADWNRVRGTVNIDLGTLAGARGLYFHITGLWQGGGILGAYLDAIASPSGMSSANTFRLDSYWLEQRFLHESLVVRLGQFAGQDFYGAQHDATSFIVEPLDYAMGNLSVNYESFDPPSTPAAEVRVIPREHFYVKSMVFAADRVPYAHNPTGFVPQFRGAAMTASEIGWTPGQSARDVRAFDTVQSRTGYSGLYQFGGTYNPGKFTSTSSSTPVSANYLIYGMASQALWRTAERSSTGVDITASVNWSPADRSRRNQETTAGLRYNELLPIHWHNTLSLAYVRSGVKYLGNASNIAIIQRRDAEHVLELNVLFKPTGWLLLQPVVQHFFNVGGKTGDATVVGFRSKVEF; from the coding sequence TTGAAAACCAACCAAGTAAAGTCCGCCGAACGCCGCTCGACACTGATCGTCGTCTTCGTCTTGCTCTCTTTTAGCTGTGTGTGTCGCAGCCAGACGCAGAACGACGGCTTGAGTGGAGCAGGCGCACATGAAGATGCCGGTTCCTCCCACGAACATCTATTCGGAGATTGGCGAGGAAAGCGGACGGAACTGGAGAACAAAGGAGTGAGTTGTGATTTGCAATATATTGCGGATCACCTCTGGAACGTACGATCCGCTCAGAAGACACGCCTCGCCGATTGGAACCGTGTGCGAGGCACGGTCAACATCGACCTCGGAACTCTCGCCGGTGCGCGCGGCCTCTACTTCCACATTACCGGACTCTGGCAGGGCGGAGGCATTCTTGGTGCTTACCTCGATGCGATCGCAAGTCCGAGCGGAATGTCGAGCGCCAACACGTTTCGACTTGACTCGTATTGGCTTGAGCAACGGTTTCTCCATGAGTCGCTGGTGGTGCGACTAGGCCAATTCGCTGGACAGGACTTCTATGGGGCCCAACATGATGCGACCAGCTTCATTGTCGAGCCGCTCGATTATGCCATGGGCAATCTCAGTGTGAACTACGAGAGCTTTGATCCACCCTCGACACCTGCTGCTGAAGTTCGTGTAATTCCGCGTGAGCACTTCTATGTGAAGTCAATGGTCTTTGCAGCGGATCGAGTGCCGTATGCGCACAACCCAACCGGGTTTGTGCCTCAATTCCGTGGTGCGGCGATGACAGCTTCCGAGATCGGATGGACGCCGGGCCAGTCTGCACGTGATGTTCGGGCTTTCGATACGGTTCAATCGCGAACCGGCTACTCTGGGCTGTATCAGTTCGGCGGCACGTACAACCCTGGGAAATTTACCTCAACGTCAAGTTCCACGCCTGTAAGCGCGAATTACCTGATCTACGGGATGGCGAGCCAGGCTCTTTGGCGGACAGCGGAGCGCTCTAGCACCGGCGTGGACATCACCGCGTCAGTGAACTGGTCCCCAGCAGATCGGAGCCGCCGTAATCAGGAGACTACCGCGGGACTCCGCTACAACGAGCTTTTGCCCATCCATTGGCACAACACCTTGAGTTTGGCTTACGTGCGGAGCGGTGTGAAGTATCTCGGCAATGCTAGCAACATAGCGATTATCCAAAGGCGCGACGCAGAGCATGTCCTCGAACTGAACGTGTTATTCAAGCCCACCGGTTGGTTGTTGCTCCAGCCGGTGGTGCAGCATTTCTTCAACGTCGGCGGGAAGACGGGGGACGCTACCGTTGTCGGCTTCCGCTCGAAGGTGGAGTTCTGA
- the fumC gene encoding class II fumarate hydratase, translated as MADVEDTQLKNGTFKPGTLLEDGRWRIEFDSMGQVKVPADRLWGAQTQRSLIHFSIGNDHMPVEVYHAYGYVKKAAAIVNERLGRLPKEKADLIVKSASEVIAGKLDENFPLFVWQTGSGTQSNMNVNEVISNRSIQMVNGTLGAQEPVHPNDHVNMSQSSNDTFPTAMHIAAVKEIKDTLLPKATALLTAIENKANQWQHIVKIGRTHLEDATPLTVGQEWSGYAVQIRYALRRVEASLAGLYQLAAGGTAVGTGINAPERFGEEIAKEISELTGHPFITAPNKFEAQGSLDGIVAAHAALRGLAVSLMKIANDIRWLASGPRCGIAELNLPANEPGSSIMPGKVNPTQCEAIVMICIQVIGDDTAVAFAGSQGNFELNAMRPIIINNFLHSARILADGCEKFRIFSIEGTEVNEKRVAGYVQSSLMLVTALSPVIGYDNASKIAHTAQDDGSTLREAATKTGLIDAKKFDEVVNPQNMVGDTTLNFDS; from the coding sequence ATGGCAGACGTTGAAGATACACAGCTTAAAAATGGTACCTTCAAGCCCGGAACGCTTTTGGAGGACGGACGCTGGCGGATCGAGTTCGACTCCATGGGGCAGGTGAAGGTTCCGGCGGACCGCCTGTGGGGAGCACAGACGCAACGCTCCTTAATCCACTTTTCCATCGGAAATGACCACATGCCGGTCGAGGTGTATCACGCCTATGGCTATGTCAAGAAAGCTGCAGCCATTGTGAACGAGCGACTTGGCAGGCTCCCGAAGGAAAAAGCCGACCTCATCGTCAAGAGCGCTAGCGAAGTAATCGCCGGCAAGCTCGACGAAAACTTCCCGCTCTTCGTTTGGCAGACCGGCAGCGGCACTCAAAGCAACATGAACGTGAACGAGGTCATTTCCAATCGCTCCATTCAGATGGTGAACGGGACTCTCGGGGCTCAGGAACCCGTGCACCCAAACGACCATGTGAATATGTCGCAAAGTTCCAACGACACGTTTCCGACAGCCATGCACATCGCGGCGGTTAAGGAGATCAAGGACACACTCCTGCCCAAAGCAACCGCGCTGTTGACGGCTATTGAGAACAAGGCGAATCAATGGCAGCACATCGTAAAGATTGGGCGGACACATTTGGAGGATGCGACTCCTCTGACGGTGGGGCAGGAATGGTCAGGATACGCTGTCCAAATCCGATACGCTCTCCGTCGCGTCGAAGCTTCGCTGGCGGGACTCTACCAACTTGCGGCCGGTGGGACCGCTGTGGGCACCGGTATCAATGCGCCGGAACGCTTCGGCGAAGAGATCGCAAAAGAGATTTCAGAATTGACAGGGCATCCGTTCATCACCGCGCCCAATAAGTTCGAAGCGCAAGGCTCGCTCGACGGCATCGTAGCCGCCCATGCTGCCCTTCGCGGTCTTGCCGTCTCGCTGATGAAGATAGCAAATGATATTCGCTGGCTGGCTTCAGGGCCTCGCTGTGGCATTGCGGAGTTGAACCTGCCGGCGAATGAGCCAGGTTCGTCGATCATGCCCGGTAAAGTAAACCCCACCCAGTGTGAAGCCATCGTGATGATTTGCATTCAGGTCATCGGAGACGATACCGCAGTTGCTTTTGCCGGCTCACAAGGGAACTTCGAGCTGAACGCAATGCGCCCCATTATCATCAACAACTTTCTGCATTCTGCAAGGATTCTTGCGGACGGATGCGAGAAGTTTCGGATCTTCTCCATCGAGGGAACCGAAGTGAACGAAAAGAGGGTTGCTGGGTATGTACAGAGCTCGCTCATGCTGGTGACCGCTCTTAGTCCGGTGATCGGATATGACAATGCCTCCAAGATCGCGCACACGGCCCAAGATGATGGCTCTACCTTGCGAGAGGCCGCAACCAAGACTGGGCTGATCGACGCCAAAAAGTTCGATGAGGTCGTGAATCCCCAAAACATGGTCGGAGACACGACCCTGAATTTTGACTCTTAA
- a CDS encoding NAD-dependent malic enzyme codes for MTTFSTIREETDMETNLTGFALLEDPKHNRGTAFSREKRQEKHLIGLLPPAVETLENQVKRCLFQLSKKNNDLEQYIYLAQLADDNQTLFYAVLATDPERFLKIVYDPTVGTACLEFGHIYRKPKGMYVSMEQKGKLREVLKNWPVEDVRVICVSTGGRILGLGDLGTNGMGIPIGKLQLYTACAAVQPDVLLPVLLDCGTDNEKLLGDPLYLGLKQKRPSTDELDAFVQEFVDAVQERFPKCCIHFEDWKGTDAIRLLARYVNQISCYNDDIQGTGSVTVAGLYNALKISKSSLKDQRVLFLGAGSAGIGIANMIASAMKLEGLSEKDARARISLFDVNGLLEPSRKDLSPDQQPYAHTAKPAKDLVAAINELKPTILIGVSTVGGTFTKQVIEAMSKLNDRPVIFALSNPTEHAECTAEEAYKFSKGNAIFAAGVQFDRVTIDGKSYEPSQANNFYIFPAVGMAIVATEAKHVPDEIFITAARATADQVTDEQLAKGMLFPPQTDVQKASHVTAVKSAERIFELNLARVEKPKSIDKLITSLEYKPIYEG; via the coding sequence ATGACAACGTTCTCAACGATTCGTGAGGAGACAGATATGGAAACGAACCTGACCGGCTTTGCTTTGTTGGAAGATCCCAAACATAACCGTGGTACCGCATTCAGTCGAGAAAAGCGGCAGGAGAAGCATCTTATTGGACTCCTCCCACCCGCCGTGGAAACACTTGAGAATCAGGTCAAGCGTTGCCTCTTCCAGCTCAGCAAGAAGAACAATGATCTAGAGCAATACATCTACCTCGCACAACTGGCAGACGATAATCAAACGCTCTTCTACGCTGTGCTCGCGACTGATCCGGAACGCTTTTTGAAGATCGTCTACGATCCAACCGTCGGAACCGCTTGCCTCGAGTTTGGTCACATTTACCGCAAGCCGAAAGGAATGTATGTCTCCATGGAGCAGAAGGGGAAGCTCAGAGAGGTTTTGAAGAATTGGCCGGTCGAGGATGTGAGGGTGATCTGTGTGTCGACAGGCGGCCGCATCCTCGGCCTGGGCGACCTGGGAACCAACGGCATGGGCATCCCCATAGGAAAGCTGCAACTGTACACTGCATGCGCTGCAGTGCAGCCGGATGTGCTACTGCCGGTTCTTCTCGATTGTGGGACCGACAACGAGAAGTTGCTAGGCGACCCGCTATATCTGGGCCTGAAGCAAAAGCGCCCGAGCACGGACGAATTGGACGCATTCGTGCAAGAGTTCGTCGATGCCGTGCAAGAGCGCTTTCCGAAATGCTGTATCCACTTCGAAGATTGGAAAGGCACGGACGCGATCCGCTTGCTTGCGCGTTACGTCAACCAGATTAGCTGCTACAACGACGACATCCAAGGTACTGGCAGTGTGACCGTGGCGGGCCTATATAACGCCTTGAAAATCTCCAAGAGCAGTCTCAAAGACCAGCGCGTGTTGTTCTTGGGAGCCGGCTCCGCGGGGATCGGCATCGCGAACATGATCGCGTCCGCGATGAAGCTGGAGGGACTGAGTGAGAAGGATGCAAGGGCACGAATCTCGCTCTTCGACGTGAACGGTCTCTTGGAGCCATCCCGGAAGGACCTTTCTCCCGATCAACAACCTTACGCTCACACGGCCAAACCCGCCAAGGACTTGGTCGCTGCCATCAATGAACTCAAGCCTACGATCCTGATTGGGGTCAGCACCGTCGGTGGCACGTTTACCAAACAGGTGATCGAAGCTATGTCGAAGCTCAACGACCGTCCTGTGATCTTCGCACTCTCCAACCCCACGGAGCACGCGGAGTGCACAGCTGAAGAGGCGTACAAGTTCTCAAAGGGCAACGCGATCTTCGCGGCAGGGGTGCAGTTCGATCGTGTCACGATCGACGGCAAAAGTTACGAGCCTAGCCAGGCGAACAACTTCTACATCTTCCCAGCGGTGGGCATGGCGATTGTCGCCACCGAGGCAAAGCACGTTCCCGATGAGATCTTCATCACTGCCGCCCGGGCGACCGCTGATCAGGTCACCGACGAACAACTCGCAAAAGGAATGCTCTTTCCACCGCAGACGGATGTGCAGAAGGCTTCGCATGTCACCGCGGTGAAATCCGCCGAACGCATCTTCGAACTTAACCT